From Paenibacillus sp. GP183, the proteins below share one genomic window:
- the radC gene encoding DNA repair protein RadC: MYSYKNLLAITLNERSESYTIEEIFKRFSSPHELLQASEQELMEIKGIGKAKTRQILSALQLAKMINMPRQAPTIIRIPQDVYDLLRGEMEYLQHELFKVIFLNTKNHIIAVETLSQGSLNASIVHPREVFRAAIKRSSASIVCAHNHPSGQPDPSPEDIQLTHRLVEVGELIGITVLDHIIIGHQRFISLKELGYM; this comes from the coding sequence ATGTATTCATACAAGAACCTATTAGCAATTACTCTAAACGAAAGATCAGAAAGCTATACGATTGAGGAGATCTTCAAACGATTCTCTTCTCCTCATGAGCTTTTGCAAGCTTCAGAGCAAGAACTGATGGAGATTAAAGGTATCGGTAAAGCAAAGACCCGCCAAATCTTATCAGCATTACAGCTTGCTAAAATGATCAATATGCCCAGGCAAGCACCTACAATTATAAGAATTCCTCAGGACGTTTATGATCTTTTGAGAGGAGAAATGGAGTATCTACAACATGAATTATTTAAAGTGATATTTCTCAATACCAAGAATCATATCATTGCTGTCGAGACATTATCTCAGGGCAGCCTTAATGCTAGTATAGTGCATCCAAGAGAGGTATTCCGAGCTGCGATCAAACGTTCATCTGCCAGTATTGTGTGTGCCCATAATCACCCATCTGGTCAGCCTGACCCTAGTCCAGAGGATATTCAGCTTACACATCGACTTGTTGAGGTGGGCGAGCTTATAGGAATCACAGTCCTTGACCATATTATAATCGGCCACCAAAGATTCATCAGCCTTAAGGAACTAGGATATATGTAA
- a CDS encoding PBPRA1643 family SWIM/SEC-C metal-binding motif protein yields MAKLGDNKKPAIVRVATEERAQEIYALCENNGWKVVIGIEPDKVEDISDVQKLLGMRVENTKTIYNFKTIGRNDPCSCGSGQKYKKCCGK; encoded by the coding sequence ATGGCAAAATTGGGAGATAACAAGAAACCTGCTATAGTTAGAGTTGCAACGGAGGAAAGAGCACAGGAAATTTATGCTCTGTGTGAGAATAACGGTTGGAAAGTAGTCATTGGAATAGAACCTGATAAAGTAGAGGATATTTCGGATGTGCAGAAGCTGCTGGGCATGAGAGTTGAAAATACGAAAACAATATATAACTTTAAAACCATAGGTCGGAATGATCCTTGCTCATGTGGTAGCGGTCAAAAGTATAAAAAATGCTGTGGAAAATAG
- a CDS encoding recombinase family protein, translating into MRALAIANYLNEKGILPSRKNGQQWHDSSVRLVLSNRHYTGDLVHGCSKVDGKDKIHLQDKGYNKRKMIDEGDWIIVPNHHEPLVTREQFKAVQEKRQEKADRLYRGRGKKSLFARVAYCADCGKGMNYIRVRKGYVCGSHHRSTGKKCASHFIDHVELKEAVLNDLRQLSSNAMDRDSLVQNTLKRANEKITDAKDELNDVNKKLRLLQKDRMELVDKLLNKTLDDEIFKMYNLGLKTKQEALELRARELESVVSQEQENQGSIHAFQLEIERFTQLEISDEEILREVLHRLIERVEVAEDGSIDIHYDFKNPFLMGA; encoded by the coding sequence TTGCGCGCTCTAGCAATTGCCAATTATCTTAACGAGAAAGGCATCCTTCCATCCAGAAAGAATGGTCAACAATGGCATGATTCTTCTGTTCGGTTGGTGCTTTCGAATCGCCATTATACAGGAGATCTAGTCCACGGGTGTTCGAAAGTTGATGGTAAGGATAAAATTCATCTTCAAGATAAGGGCTATAATAAACGAAAGATGATTGACGAGGGCGATTGGATTATCGTTCCTAATCACCATGAACCGCTAGTTACTAGAGAACAGTTCAAAGCCGTTCAAGAGAAGAGGCAAGAGAAGGCTGATCGGTTATATCGTGGCAGAGGGAAGAAATCGTTATTCGCTAGAGTAGCCTATTGTGCCGATTGTGGTAAGGGCATGAATTACATTCGTGTCCGCAAAGGCTATGTCTGCGGCTCCCACCATAGATCAACTGGGAAGAAATGCGCTTCCCATTTCATTGACCACGTTGAATTGAAAGAAGCAGTATTAAATGACTTGCGACAACTGTCTAGCAACGCAATGGATCGAGACTCTCTGGTGCAGAATACCTTAAAACGAGCAAACGAGAAAATTACGGATGCTAAAGATGAATTGAATGATGTAAATAAGAAGTTAAGACTTTTGCAAAAAGATCGAATGGAGCTTGTTGATAAGCTGCTAAACAAGACGTTAGACGATGAAATTTTCAAAATGTATAATTTGGGTCTGAAGACGAAACAGGAAGCACTTGAATTAAGGGCAAGAGAACTGGAATCTGTTGTATCCCAAGAACAGGAAAATCAAGGCTCCATACATGCGTTTCAATTGGAGATTGAACGTTTTACTCAACTGGAAATCTCAGATGAGGAAATCCTTCGAGAAGTGCTTCATCGCTTGATTGAAAGGGTAGAAGTAGCTGAGGATGGCAGTATAGACATCCATTATGATTTCAAAAATCCATTTTTAATGGGGGCTTAA
- a CDS encoding DUF6398 domain-containing protein: protein MKGKSLTVPNEMQDKYNEITEILKNFCEENLNEEYEFVCCQLNAALCRKRPSPLVKGKANTWACGIVHAIGMVNFLFDVSQKPTMKAKELYNKFGVSESNGSSKSKQIRDLMKIGVFDPKWTLPSKINDNPMAWMIMVNGLTIDARYAPREIQEEAFKLGLIPYLPE from the coding sequence ATGAAAGGTAAATCATTAACAGTTCCCAATGAAATGCAAGATAAATACAATGAAATTACTGAGATTCTAAAAAACTTTTGTGAGGAAAATTTGAATGAAGAATATGAGTTTGTTTGTTGCCAGTTGAATGCTGCATTATGTCGTAAACGCCCATCGCCACTCGTAAAAGGGAAAGCAAACACTTGGGCATGTGGAATAGTACATGCAATAGGGATGGTCAATTTTCTTTTTGATGTATCTCAAAAACCTACAATGAAGGCAAAAGAATTATATAATAAATTCGGTGTGAGTGAAAGTAATGGAAGCAGTAAATCAAAACAAATAAGAGATCTAATGAAGATAGGGGTATTTGATCCAAAATGGACATTGCCAAGTAAAATAAATGATAATCCAATGGCATGGATGATAATGGTGAATGGGTTAACTATTGATGCACGATACGCACCAAGAGAAATTCAGGAAGAAGCATTTAAACTAGGCTTGATTCCATATTTACCAGAATAA
- a CDS encoding S-layer homology domain-containing protein, with protein sequence MHTQKHHCHTFPPDKENWCEQFKISTAEFAVMLMNKLKPQGEAAALTFTDTAKIGAWAQKAVAQAVKAGIIKGYEDGSFGPDAQITRAEMAVMLAGALGQSNEANAVTGFTDDKDIPVWAKGAVAAIKKQGLVEGKGSNAFDPNGNTTRAEAVTVLLKLLTQKNQ encoded by the coding sequence TTGCATACCCAAAAACATCATTGTCATACTTTCCCACCCGACAAGGAAAATTGGTGTGAACAATTCAAAATAAGTACTGCGGAATTTGCGGTCATGCTGATGAATAAGTTGAAGCCGCAAGGAGAAGCAGCGGCACTGACTTTCACAGACACGGCGAAGATTGGAGCTTGGGCGCAAAAAGCGGTCGCACAAGCGGTAAAAGCAGGGATTATTAAAGGCTATGAGGACGGCAGTTTCGGTCCGGATGCACAAATTACACGCGCTGAGATGGCAGTGATGCTCGCGGGCGCTTTGGGTCAGTCTAACGAAGCGAATGCCGTAACTGGCTTCACAGACGACAAGGACATTCCGGTGTGGGCGAAAGGTGCAGTGGCGGCAATTAAGAAACAAGGCCTTGTAGAAGGTAAAGGTTCAAACGCATTCGATCCTAATGGCAATACAACAAGAGCAGAAGCAGTAACGGTTCTGCTGAAATTGTTGACACAGAAGAATCAGTAA
- a CDS encoding methylaspartate ammonia-lyase, translated as MKIVQVVLSQGYTGFYFDDLSAIRQNAAQDGFTYQGIPVTKGFSSIRQAGESISMMLILEDGQVAVGDCAMVQYPGVGGRDPLFSAQEFMKVIEQHVSPRLIGRELKSFRELAEEVDHIEIDGALLHSAIRYGATQAILDAVAKAKKITMAEVIREEYHIDTAFKKVPIFAQTGDDRYLNVDKMIMKEVDVLPHGLINNVKEKLGSSGEHLNEYVHWLKNRIVQLRKNEQYSPVLHIDVYGTIGLAFDYDLERIADYLRELEKIAFPFPLRIESPMDCGDREAQWQNLKSLRSILKQKAIRTEIVADEWCNTKEDIYLFVDQQAADMIQIKSPDLGGIHNIIESILYCKQHGVGAYCGGSCNETEISARITTQIAIACGADQCLAKPGMGVDEGYMIVNNEMNRVLALCKLRENMQIT; from the coding sequence ATGAAAATTGTCCAGGTTGTTTTATCGCAAGGGTACACCGGCTTTTATTTTGACGATCTGTCAGCTATCAGGCAAAATGCTGCCCAGGATGGCTTTACTTATCAGGGGATCCCCGTAACGAAAGGTTTTTCAAGCATTAGACAGGCGGGGGAAAGCATCTCCATGATGCTCATACTTGAAGATGGGCAGGTTGCCGTCGGGGATTGCGCGATGGTTCAATATCCCGGTGTCGGGGGAAGGGATCCTTTATTTTCAGCCCAAGAGTTTATGAAGGTTATCGAGCAGCACGTTTCTCCCCGTTTGATTGGCAGAGAACTGAAGTCATTTCGCGAATTGGCCGAGGAAGTGGATCATATCGAAATAGATGGAGCTCTCCTACACAGCGCCATCAGGTATGGTGCGACTCAAGCGATATTAGACGCCGTGGCCAAAGCGAAGAAAATCACGATGGCTGAAGTAATCAGGGAAGAGTACCATATAGATACGGCATTCAAAAAAGTACCCATCTTTGCCCAAACCGGCGACGACAGGTATTTAAATGTGGATAAGATGATCATGAAGGAAGTTGATGTTCTGCCACATGGATTAATTAATAATGTGAAGGAAAAGTTAGGAAGCAGTGGTGAACATTTAAACGAATACGTACATTGGTTGAAAAACCGGATTGTGCAGCTGCGAAAAAATGAACAGTACTCACCCGTCTTACATATTGATGTTTACGGAACCATTGGACTTGCTTTTGACTATGACCTGGAGCGAATAGCCGACTATCTCCGCGAACTGGAGAAGATCGCATTTCCTTTTCCATTAAGAATCGAGAGTCCGATGGATTGCGGAGACCGTGAAGCGCAATGGCAAAATTTAAAATCGTTAAGGTCCATATTGAAGCAAAAAGCAATACGCACCGAAATTGTTGCAGATGAATGGTGTAATACCAAAGAAGATATCTATTTATTTGTAGACCAGCAAGCGGCGGATATGATTCAGATCAAGTCGCCGGATCTGGGCGGCATTCATAATATTATCGAGTCTATCTTGTATTGCAAACAACATGGCGTAGGAGCTTATTGTGGCGGATCGTGCAATGAAACGGAAATTTCCGCGCGGATCACGACCCAAATCGCGATCGCATGCGGAGCCGACCAGTGTTTGGCGAAGCCAGGAATGGGAGTTGACGAAGGGTACATGATCGTCAATAACGAAATGAACCGGGTTTTGGCATTATGCAAATTAAGGGAAAATATGCAAATAACCTAA
- a CDS encoding fumarylacetoacetate hydrolase family protein, with the protein MRFATIKLNGSEASAVVTENGVIPVETLNAKFNKSWSTELLKLLMTGQLEEMKIWFQNGGKKDITAIADEMIPLVQVNYGPLYRHPRKIWGIGLNYVEHAADLHEKAPSTEPASFMKPDTTIIGPGDEIQIPVQSKRTTAESELGIIIGKECKDVSEEDAQRVIAGFTTIIDMTAEDILEINPRYLTRSKSFNTFFSFGPQLVTPDEVDDVLNLNVSTVINGSVHRRNVISNMTFRPWYLVSFHSKVMTLLPGDIISTGTPGAVVIRDGDVVACDIDGFESLVNRVKDIKAT; encoded by the coding sequence ATGCGCTTTGCCACTATCAAGCTTAATGGTTCGGAAGCCAGCGCAGTCGTGACAGAAAACGGAGTCATTCCCGTGGAGACATTAAATGCAAAGTTTAATAAATCCTGGTCGACAGAGCTGTTGAAACTGTTAATGACAGGGCAGCTGGAAGAAATGAAAATCTGGTTTCAAAACGGTGGGAAGAAGGATATTACAGCAATAGCAGATGAGATGATTCCACTTGTACAAGTGAACTACGGACCACTTTACCGCCATCCGCGAAAAATATGGGGCATCGGTCTTAATTATGTCGAGCACGCTGCAGACCTTCATGAAAAAGCACCAAGTACCGAACCCGCAAGCTTTATGAAACCGGACACGACGATTATAGGCCCGGGCGATGAGATCCAGATTCCCGTGCAGTCCAAACGCACAACAGCCGAATCTGAACTCGGCATCATTATCGGGAAGGAATGCAAAGATGTATCGGAAGAGGATGCCCAAAGAGTCATTGCTGGATTTACAACGATCATCGATATGACGGCTGAGGATATATTGGAAATTAATCCGAGGTATCTTACCCGCTCCAAAAGCTTCAATACATTTTTTAGTTTCGGCCCTCAGCTGGTGACGCCAGATGAAGTGGACGATGTGCTGAATTTAAACGTGTCGACTGTAATTAACGGCAGTGTTCACCGAAGAAATGTCATTTCTAACATGACATTTCGTCCCTGGTATCTGGTTTCATTCCACTCCAAAGTCATGACGCTGCTGCCGGGAGATATCATTTCTACCGGGACTCCGGGTGCTGTCGTCATTCGGGACGGCGATGTGGTGGCATGCGATATCGATGGGTTTGAGAGTCTGGTGAATCGTGTAAAGGATATAAAAGCTACATAA